In Macadamia integrifolia cultivar HAES 741 unplaced genomic scaffold, SCU_Mint_v3 scaffold1439, whole genome shotgun sequence, the sequence AAACAGTCATTTCACTCTCCAAATATCTATGCACGACCCCCACACTCCTCTACAATACATTTTCCCATGAAAATATCTGCACTTCGTTTTCCTAATCCATTTACCCTAGTTCTCCTCCGGTGTTCTTCCTACAATCATCACGGATATCATGAGCTGCTCTTTGTCTCCTCTCAACAGTTTTTTCTAACTTGCACCAGACCAAATCTTGATGAAACGTGGTAGCTGTGGTTAGGGTTCTAGGGACGATCTCAACTAGGGTAGGCCTTTACAAGTAAGGGTCTTCTACCTACTCAAAAAGTTGGGCGTTGGGTGGGTTGGTGTGGGGTGTTAAGTAGAGGGCTTGATTTTAGGGAACATGAACAGGGCAGGGTTCAATTTCATTAGGAGGTCCTAAAATAGTTAAATCAGTAGCAATACAAAAGTCACTTATTAGTGGCTTTCTTTTGTCAAACTCAAACTCAAACTCAAACATGGTGATCATTAGGGGTGGAAGACGCTATAATCCTATGCAGCCAAATTAAAGGTGCCAatttaaaaatagaataaaaaatcaaaacctaaacccaaacccacatCGTTTAAAAGTGaatataatcaaataaaaaattcaattttatcttgatttttgaaaaattaaattttatttaattttagttaCAACCAAATGAAGAGTAAATCATATAAATCAAATTAAAGTACACAAAGGCCCACACAATATTAGGTGGGGGCGCAAAAGAGGGGCAGCCTTGGGTGCGCGGCCTAAGGGGAGGGGGTGCGGATTGAGTTGGGGTAAGTGTAGGGGGTGCATGCCAAGCACCGAATGGAGATGAGGGGATTCAATCAAATGACCAAAGCCCCAAACATGTTTGACAAAGACATGCCAAATCGTTTAAATCATTTGATTTACTTGTTTAGTAGTTGTGTAAAAAGAGTTGAATTTACCAGATTTGATATTGTGAGATTATAATTTCATAAAAAACCTTTATTTGTTTTGGTAGGTTATTTTCTCTTAAATGAAATAATTGAGACCATGTATAAACTAAATGAATTCAAATAAAACTGAATAGGATCCATATAAAAACAGAAATCGAATCAATTAAATATTCTTTTGGGAAAAATCTCTGAACATGAGACATAGGAAACTCCTAGAGACATATTCatgttaattattattattttttttatctctaatataattataataataataataaaaaaaaagttagtaaGCACATATCTCATGCTGCATCAGAACCCTtttgaagaaataaataaataaaagtagcTTTTCCAAGGCCAGATCTTCTCCTAGACTATGACCTTCAGCAATAATCTCACACCATTTATTGGGAGGTGGCTTTTACTAGTGGTGTCAACCGGTTGGGCCTAGCCgagcttgaccacttggaaatTTTACATTGTGAACacccgtttaagtaaatggcCCTAACTTTGGGGgggcatggtatggtttataATCGAGTCAgtcggtgtcgggctttaatcggactaccttaaacgggccttaaccgggtCTTAACTGGGTtatggacctatttaagtctaaactgGCTCTAAATGTGCTTAccttaaaattcttttcttaagtgagTTGAAGTCCaataattgttcaatttgaacattaaatagctatagttttataaaaaaaaattaatcatagTAGAATGTTACccaaatttttaataaaaaagagaaatgatatgagattaggGTTATTTTTAATAAAGGGGGTCGGGCTAAGTAGGGCTACAATGAATCGGTTCAAGTTAGGTTTATAATCGGTCGGTTCGGTTAGGCGCTCGACGGGTTAGCTACTTGCATCGTGAATGCCCGTTTTAAGCTCGACATATTTATTAATCAGGGCGATCCAAGTCGGATCATAAATGTATCGGGCTCAATCTGGCCTACCGGTGTAGgctcaaaattgacacccctaactctTACACCCCTTGAAAGGTGTGAGATTGTTGCAAAATGTCGTGGTCCAAGAGAGGATTTGATCTCTATTTCCCTACCAAGCAAAGAGGTGAAATCATCCCTTATGGGTGAAAATTCCGTCTTTATATTTTTACTTGCACTAGCGACGTTGCCCTCTCCCTTTTctcaagagaaagaagaaagaaacctaTTATTTACGTCAGATCGGGATAAATAATGGCATTGTTCCTCTGACACTAATTGGACGGTCAATGTGAGAGACTGCAGTCACCGCACCTATACGCGTGATATCCCTGAACCGGAAAGTCAAGAATGAAATCGTCTCTGACTCTCTAGTAAAGTACCAAACGAATCCACCTTTGCtttcagagaaagaaaggaacctcaccgaaaccctaatcccaattCTCAACAGAGAGAGATCAGCTTAACGATCAATCGAGCAATTCGAGCAATTCGTCGCGATGGGAAACACAGAGAGGTTGATGAACCAGATCATGGAGCTCAAATTCACTGCCAAGAGCCTCCAACGCCAATCTCGCAAGTGCGAGAAAGAGGAGAAATCTGAGAAACTCAAGGTCAAGAAAGCGATCGAGAAGGGCAACATGGACGGCGCAAGAATCTACGCAGAGAACGCGATCCGCAAGCGCAACGAACAGATGAACTATCTCCGTTTAGCTTCTCGACTCGAAGCCGTCGTTGCCCGCCTTGACACCCAGGCTAAGATGCAAACAATCAGTAAGTCCATGTCCTCGATCGTTAAATCCCTAGAATCCACTCTCGCTACTGGGAATCTGCAGAAGATGTCGGAGACGATGGACCAGTTCGAGAAACAGTTTGTGAACATGGAGGTTCAGGCGGAGTTTATGGAGAGTTCTATGGCTGGAAGCACTTCTTTGTCGACCCCTGAAGGGGACGTCAACAGCTTGATGCAGCAAGTCGCTGATGATTACGGTTTGGAGGTTTCTGTTGGGCTTCCTCAGGCTGCTGGTCATATTCCGGCCAAGGTGGACGAGAAGGTCGATGAGGATGATCTTTCGAGGCGCTTGGCTGATCTGAAGGCCAGAGGTTAACGAAATTGGTAGACTTCCCCGTGGTTAATTCTCTGTTCTTACCCTCCCTGCATAATGTGTGGAGTTAACTTATGAATCAGATACTTTGATCGTCATGGGCTTGTATTTACAATGTCCATCTGTGGAAGAATGCATACATGGTATATGTAAATAAACGAATTTGACCTATAAACGGATTTCTTCTTTGCCTATATTATTTGTTGGGAAGATTCGTGGCTAACTTTAGCTCCTTTTACTTGTCATTGCTCTTTTTCTTTACCTATTCAAAGGAATTAGTATGTAGGGTAtctaaatatttatatttctttGAGCCCTGACTTGCTTGAAATAAGTAGAGCTTCCCAATTTAAGTGAATTTTTGTTTAAAGGTGTAAGCTTTAATGTGTTTTTGACGTCCAGGTATATTTTGCTTTATACTCAGGGTAGTGTAAAATAGTTTGATTCGTTGAATTGAATTAAATTTTAGTTCATGAAATGCTGTCTAGGTGATATACTCCAAGCTTGCTGGAGTGGGAGATCAGTTTGTGATCTCTAGGTGCCTCATGTTGGATAAGAATGGCAGAAGTTTAATATCTCAAATAAAGATATTTGCTTTTGTGATGTTGAACATAATTGAGTTAAACAGCTCCATGTATGATGGGGGTAGTGTGAAAAGTAAATTGTCCTATTATGCTGGAATAGGGGATCAAAATATGTTGTATAGGAGAGCCTCATTTTGGATGAGAGAAGCTGGAAATGTTTTTGGTAGTATTCAAATTAACGAATAAACCCTGCTCATGGAATGATGGTTTCTTCCAAAAAAGGATTGCCAGAACACTTTGACTTTTATTATGTCTGAGACTGAATGGGTGATGGAGAGTTATCTTCTGTAATATTGTCGTTTGGATGCATATTAGGAGGGTTGATTATGCTGTGACTGGGACTGGGACAAAGTATCATAAAGTCTAGTTGAATGCCAATGTTCCCAGGAACTTTATTTCATATGGTAGGCCAGTCAAGATGCTTGGTTTACTGAGAGGTCTGGCTGAAGGGATATATCAAATTTTAAGGATGGGATGTATCAATTTACCCTAACTACTTAACATACTCCTCCATAGTGTATTTCTTAGGATATTACTCTTATCTAGTTCTGGAAAGGCCAACAAGGTACGCATAATGTGGCATGGTCTTTtcaaaaggaaattttatcaGTCAGTCCTCAGAACTTGAGAATCCTGTCAAAAACACGGGGGTTGTGCCACAATTTTCTCTGGAgtaggagaaaagagagattttgTTGACCAGGTCAATATAGCAATACTAAAAGAAAAGACTTTTCATGTTATTCAAATAAGAGTGTAATTATCATTCATATAAAAAGTACTGTAGTCCTGCATGCTAGGTTCTGTTTTTCCTTCTTCAGGAGTTTATACTGCATCAGGTTGCTCAAACTGTCTAAACGATATCTAGAAGTCTATGAATGAATAGGTCATCTGAAGATAAACACTTGTTTTTCATGGAAGAGAAACAATTCCGATGAACTTCTGTCACTAGATTTATACTCTGGTGAATGACatgattaccaaaaaaaagaataaaaaataaataaaataatgaaacagATTTCCCACAATATGGGTTTAGAAGCTGTACTCTTAACTCTGGCAAAAGAattacatattttatttttcatatttcattttttcatctttcatttgtcaTGTCCCGGTGTTCatatgtttggatccatgtagcctacCTTATTAGGTTGGGATAAcacttagttttttttttttttttgttgttgactTTAACTCTAGCAAAATGTCGGATGTCAGTGTATCCAAGGGCAGTATCCCTAATTGATTGCAGAGAAACCCTTCTGAACCGTCTTATAGCATTATTGAACAATTCTAGAGGTTGATCTCAGGTCATGTTTGTTTTTTGTGGAAAGTGTCTCTTACAGTTTCTAGCATGAAATAGAGTATATGGTCCAACATTACTAATGACCTGAACTATTAGCTATAGAGGCAAGAAACTGATCCCATGGAAAGTGTCTCTTAACGGTTTCTAGCATGAAATGGAGTATATGGTCCAACATCACTAATGAACTGAACTATTATTAGCTATAGAGGCAAGAAACTGATCCTGTGGAATGTGTCTCTTAACAATTTCTAGCATGAAATGGAGTATATGCTCCAACATCACTAATGAACTGAACTATTAGCTATAGTATAGAGGCAAGAAACTGATCCTGATCCCACAAAATGTATTTTTGTACTAATATTCTGGAGAACTGCATAAAAAGTAGATTGAAGGCCAGTTGACCATTCTGTAATGGTATAGCTCTACTATCATTTGATCAACACCCTTTACGATACAAAACATTAAATGGACTGCGCTCCAAGGCCATGA encodes:
- the LOC122063737 gene encoding ESCRT-related protein CHMP1B-like; translated protein: MGNTERLMNQIMELKFTAKSLQRQSRKCEKEEKSEKLKVKKAIEKGNMDGARIYAENAIRKRNEQMNYLRLASRLEAVVARLDTQAKMQTISKSMSSIVKSLESTLATGNLQKMSETMDQFEKQFVNMEVQAEFMESSMAGSTSLSTPEGDVNSLMQQVADDYGLEVSVGLPQAAGHIPAKVDEKVDEDDLSRRLADLKARG